The following are encoded together in the Daucus carota subsp. sativus chromosome 5, DH1 v3.0, whole genome shotgun sequence genome:
- the LOC108222419 gene encoding uncharacterized protein LOC108222419, which produces MGKRRGSSASNKLWVWMRRQSMMVKVMMGIMVVISALVGLRMFVKDHNHFFVASEAIHAAGILVLIFKLATKRNCSGLSLKTQELTALFTALRLGCSFYMEGDIHTVLDSLTLVFTLWVIYMIRFKLRATYMDELDTTPLYILLVPCALLSIFVHPYTNHSIYTRMLWAFCVYLESISVLPQLRMMQKAKLIEPFTAHYVFALGVARFLGCAHWVISVYETSGTYLFLFGSGLLWLPTVLLSEIIQTFILADFCYYYVRSAVNGQLLVSLPTV; this is translated from the exons ATGGGGAAAAGGAGGGGATCATCTGCGTCGAACAAATTGTGGGTATGGATGAGAAGGCAATCGATGATGGTGAAGGTTATGATGGGAATAATGGTTGTGATTTCGGCCTTGGTTGGGCTTAGGATGTTCGTGAAGGATCACAATCACTTCTTTGTTGCTTCTGAAGCTATTCATGCTGCTGGCATCCTTGTCTTGATTTTTAAGCTCGCCACCAAGCGAAATTGCTCCG GACTTTCTCTTAAGACTCAGGAGCTTACAGCTTTATTCACTGCTCTGAGATTGGGTTGTAGCTTTTATATGGAAGGGGACATACACACAGTGCTTGATTCACTTACTCTTGTGTTCACGTTGTGGGTTATTTACATGATAAGGTTCAAACTAAGAGCCACGTACATGGATGAGCTGGACACCACTCCCTTGTATATTCTG CTAGTGCCTTGTGCTCTCCTAAGCATATTTGTACACCCCTATACAAATCACTCCATATATACCCGAATGCTTTGGGCCTTCTGTGTGTACCTAGAATCTATTTCAGTGTTGCCTCAGCTTCGTATGATGCAGAAAGCAAAG CTCATTGAACCATTTACGGCCCATTATGTGTTTGCACTTGGTGTTGCTCGATTTTTGGGATGCGCTCATTGGGTAATCTCG GTTTATGAGACTTCTGGAACATATTTGTTCTTGTTCGGGAGCGGATTGCTTTGGCTGCCAACAGTATTGCTCTCTGAGATAATTCAAACTTTCATCTTAGCAGATTTCTGTTACTACTATGTCAGAAG CGCTGTGAATGGCCAACTTCTGGTCAGCCTGCCTACTGTTTGA